TCGTAGCACCTCCCCGCCCGTGGCCCGCTCCAGCTCGGCGACCGTGCGCGCGAACTCCGAGAGCAGGCGGACGTATGCGATTTCGTAGGCGAAAAGCGTGCTCTGGCTCTCCAGCACGCTGCTGAACTCCGTGCGGCCGGCGCGGTAGCCGGCCGTCGCGGCCTCCACCGCCGCCCGCCCCTGCGGGAGGATGGACCGGGCGTAGAGCGCCAGCTGCGAGCGGGCGCGCTCGGCCTCGGAGTGGAGGCGCGCCACCTCCAGCCGGACGCGGTTGCGC
This window of the Longimicrobiaceae bacterium genome carries:
- a CDS encoding TolC family protein, translating into RNRVRLEVARLHSEAERARSQLALYARSILPQGRAAVEAATAGYRAGRTEFSSVLESQSTLFAYEIAYVRLLSEFARTVAELERATGGEVLR